A region of Pseudorca crassidens isolate mPseCra1 chromosome 8, mPseCra1.hap1, whole genome shotgun sequence DNA encodes the following proteins:
- the VSTM2A gene encoding V-set and transmembrane domain-containing protein 2A isoform X3, translating into MGIFLAYVGFVFFSVLYVQQGLSSQAKFTEFPRNVTATEGQNVEMSCAFQSGSSSVYLEIQWWFLRGPEDLDPGAEVAGAQTELLPYRDPDGDGTKISTVKVQGNDISHKLQISKVRKKDEGLYECRVTDANYGELQEHKAQAYLKVNANSHARRMQAFEASPMWLQDVKPRKNVSAAAPGSMHSSANQRVLSTSSPQAVAKIPKQSPQSVHAKTFMGTRAKLAS; encoded by the exons aTGGGGATCTTTCTGGCGTAtgttggatttgttttcttttccgtTTTATATGTACAGCAAGGGCTTTCTTCTCAAG CAAAATTTACCGAGTTTCCACGGAACGTGACGGCAACCGAGGGGCAGAATGTGGAGATGTCCTGCGCTTTCCAGAGCGGCTCCTCCTCGGTGTACCTGGAGATCCAGTGGTGGTTCCTGCGGGGGCCGGAGGACCTGGACCCCGGGGCTGAAGTGGCCGGGGCACAG ACGGAGCTGCTGCCATACCGGGACCCGGACGGCGACGGGACCAAGATCAGC ACAGTGAAAGTCCAAGGCAATGACATCTCTCACAAGCTTCAGATTTCCAAAGTGAGGAAAAAGGATGAAGGCTTATATGAATGCAGGGTGACCGACGCCAATTATGGAGAGCTTCAGGAACACAAAGCCCAGGCCTACCTAAAAGTCAACGCCAACAGCCATGCTCGGAGGATGCAGGCCTTCGAGGCCTCGCCCATGTGGCTGCAGGATGTGAAGCCCCGCAAGAACGTCTCGGCGGCCGCTCCCGGCAGCATGCACAGCTCTGCCAACCAGCGAGTGCTCTCCACTTCCAGCCCTCAAGCGGTAGCCAAAATCCCCAAACAAAGTCCACAATCAG